In Deinococcus maricopensis DSM 21211, one genomic interval encodes:
- a CDS encoding FecCD family ABC transporter permease — MKTLTSPAGHARTTTRTLAFAGAIALLALGLLASLAFGAANLPLAHVADLLFHPQDTSDSLIVHTLRLPRALTAMLAGAGLGVAGALLQGVTRNPLADPGILGVEAGAALALLVTLVFFPGLPAWAFVPLAFAGGAGAAALALGIASGVGLTPLRLALAGVAVSATAASASSALRILFEDRAQAAAFNLAGSVVGASAALAAQLAAWTVPGLIVALLLAHRVNLLALGADVARSLGAHAARDTLLITALGVLLAASAVSVVGPIGFVGLIVPHIARALVGHDHRLSLPLSALLGAALLVWADVAARLVDRPAETPVGILITALGAPFFVMLARRLRKA; from the coding sequence GTGAAGACCCTCACCTCGCCTGCCGGGCACGCCCGGACCACCACCCGGACGCTGGCCTTCGCGGGCGCCATCGCGCTGCTGGCGCTGGGCCTGCTTGCCTCGCTCGCGTTCGGCGCGGCGAACCTGCCGCTCGCGCACGTCGCGGACCTGCTGTTCCACCCGCAGGACACCAGTGACAGCCTGATCGTCCACACCCTGCGCCTCCCCCGCGCCCTCACGGCCATGCTCGCCGGCGCGGGCCTCGGCGTGGCCGGCGCGCTGCTGCAGGGCGTCACCCGCAACCCCCTCGCGGACCCCGGCATTCTGGGCGTCGAAGCGGGCGCGGCACTCGCGCTGCTCGTCACGCTGGTGTTCTTCCCGGGCCTGCCCGCGTGGGCGTTCGTGCCGCTCGCGTTCGCGGGCGGCGCGGGCGCGGCCGCGCTCGCGCTCGGCATCGCTTCCGGCGTGGGCCTCACGCCGCTGCGCCTCGCACTCGCGGGCGTCGCCGTGAGCGCCACCGCCGCGAGCGCCAGCAGCGCTCTGCGCATCCTGTTCGAGGATCGCGCGCAGGCCGCCGCGTTCAACCTCGCGGGCAGCGTCGTCGGCGCCAGCGCGGCCCTCGCTGCGCAACTCGCCGCGTGGACCGTGCCGGGCCTGATCGTGGCGTTGCTGCTCGCGCACCGCGTGAACCTGCTCGCGCTCGGCGCGGACGTCGCCCGCAGCCTCGGCGCGCACGCCGCGCGCGACACCCTGCTCATCACCGCGCTGGGCGTGCTGCTCGCCGCGTCCGCCGTGAGCGTCGTCGGGCCCATCGGGTTCGTCGGCCTGATCGTTCCGCACATCGCGCGGGCGCTCGTCGGGCACGACCACCGCCTGAGCCTGCCGCTGTCCGCGCTGCTCGGCGCGGCACTGCTGGTGTGGGCGGACGTCGCCGCGCGCCTCGTTGACCGTCCGGCAGAAACGCCCGTTGGCATCCTCATCACCGCTCTGGGCGCGCCGTTCTTCGTGATGCTCGCGCGCCGCCTCCGAAAGGCCTGA
- a CDS encoding ABC transporter substrate-binding protein, whose protein sequence is MKHLLTLALALTLPAASAVSIKHERGTLTLPAPAKRVIALEYSFLDTLIALGVQPVGGALGLQGGDRGAPTYLKALTRAVPAVGSRAQPNLEAMLALKPDLILSDAFVHTSLYPNLARLAPTAAFQSRRGSYEYLQQQVLDIGALVGRSDVARRLVDDQARLVQKARAFANKKAPPVVMAVATEQTLTLHSSESFVGSLIEKLGRKNAVKPQGTTTQYEVGLEALVALNPATLVVFTGADEKPIVREWAKNPLWNKISAVQRGRVFEFDRDLWTRARGPIALKTMLAQTIDSGLLADKAPSAAFAFKKN, encoded by the coding sequence ATGAAACACCTCCTGACCCTCGCTCTGGCCCTCACCCTCCCCGCCGCGTCCGCCGTGAGCATCAAGCACGAACGCGGCACCCTCACCCTTCCCGCCCCCGCCAAACGCGTGATCGCGCTGGAGTACAGCTTCCTCGACACGCTCATCGCGCTCGGCGTCCAGCCGGTCGGCGGGGCGCTCGGCCTGCAGGGCGGCGACCGCGGCGCGCCCACGTACCTCAAGGCGCTCACGCGCGCCGTGCCCGCCGTCGGTTCCCGCGCCCAGCCGAACCTCGAAGCGATGCTCGCCCTGAAACCCGACCTGATCCTCTCGGACGCGTTCGTGCACACGTCGCTGTACCCGAACCTCGCGCGCCTCGCGCCCACCGCGGCGTTCCAGAGCCGCCGCGGCAGCTACGAGTACCTGCAGCAACAGGTCCTGGATATCGGCGCGCTCGTCGGCCGGAGTGACGTCGCGCGCCGCCTCGTGGACGACCAGGCGCGCCTCGTACAAAAAGCGCGCGCGTTCGCGAACAAGAAGGCGCCGCCGGTCGTCATGGCCGTCGCCACCGAGCAGACGCTCACGCTGCACTCCTCGGAGAGCTTCGTGGGCAGCCTGATCGAGAAGCTCGGGCGCAAGAACGCCGTGAAGCCCCAGGGCACCACCACGCAGTACGAGGTGGGCCTCGAAGCGCTCGTCGCGCTGAACCCCGCTACGCTCGTCGTGTTCACCGGCGCGGACGAGAAACCCATCGTGCGCGAGTGGGCGAAAAACCCGCTGTGGAACAAGATCAGCGCCGTGCAGCGCGGCCGCGTGTTCGAGTTCGACCGTGACCTGTGGACGCGTGCGCGCGGTCCTATCGCGCTCAAGACCATGCTCGCGCAGACCATCGACTCCGGCCTGCTCGCCGACAAGGCGCCCAGCGCCGCGTTCGCGTTCAAGAAGAACTGA
- a CDS encoding HD domain-containing protein, whose product MLPDRMTALRLLHEAEALNPGPWVPHSLNVARAAEAIAAHHPRLDAERAFVLGALHDLGRRTGPNRDRHILDGYDALRALGFEDAARIALTHSFPLQELGELQGEWDGTAQEHARLGALLADVTYTLEDRLVQVCDMLALPDGCCILEKRFVDVTLRYGFGPATARKWRALLDLKRTFDAQVGGSVYALLPGIVETTLT is encoded by the coding sequence GTGCTGCCCGACCGGATGACCGCCCTGCGCCTCCTGCATGAAGCGGAGGCCCTGAACCCCGGCCCGTGGGTGCCGCATTCCCTGAATGTGGCGCGCGCAGCCGAGGCCATTGCCGCGCACCACCCGCGGCTGGACGCGGAGCGCGCGTTCGTGCTGGGCGCCCTGCATGACCTGGGGCGCCGCACCGGCCCGAACCGCGACCGGCACATCCTGGACGGGTACGACGCGCTGCGCGCGCTCGGGTTCGAGGACGCGGCGCGCATTGCGCTGACACATTCGTTCCCGCTGCAGGAGCTCGGGGAACTGCAGGGGGAGTGGGACGGGACGGCGCAGGAGCACGCGCGGCTGGGGGCGTTGCTGGCGGACGTGACGTACACGCTGGAGGACCGGCTGGTGCAGGTGTGCGACATGCTGGCGCTGCCGGACGGATGCTGCATTCTGGAGAAGCGGTTCGTGGATGTCACGTTGCGGTACGGGTTCGGACCGGCGACCGCGCGGAAGTGGCGGGCGCTGTTGGACCTGAAGCGCACCTTCGACGCGCAGGTGGGCGGGAGCGTGTACGCGCTGCTGCCGGGCATCGTGGAAACGACGCTGACCTGA
- a CDS encoding sensor histidine kinase, whose amino-acid sequence MKWFGTNTDITEERHLAETLGARVAERTEQLLRSNADLERFAYAASHDLKAPLRTIASYVQLLHRRYAGRLDDKADQYIHFTVDAINRMHVLIEDVLAYARVGRERRAATVHTAQVAQDMLGALHVAIDECGTRIHVGPLPDVCGDETQVRQVLQNLIGNALKFQPPGRSPHRPHRRRRRAPHRD is encoded by the coding sequence GTGAAATGGTTCGGCACGAACACCGACATCACCGAGGAACGCCACCTCGCCGAAACCCTCGGAGCGCGCGTCGCGGAACGCACCGAACAGCTCCTGCGCAGCAACGCCGACCTGGAACGCTTCGCGTACGCCGCCAGCCACGACCTGAAAGCGCCGCTGCGCACCATCGCCAGCTACGTGCAGCTGCTGCACCGCCGCTACGCCGGTCGCCTCGACGACAAGGCCGACCAGTACATCCACTTCACTGTCGACGCCATCAATCGCATGCACGTCCTGATCGAAGACGTCCTCGCCTACGCCCGCGTCGGCCGCGAACGCCGCGCCGCCACCGTCCACACCGCCCAGGTCGCGCAGGACATGCTCGGCGCGCTCCACGTCGCCATTGACGAATGCGGCACGCGCATCCACGTCGGCCCGCTGCCCGACGTGTGCGGTGACGAAACCCAGGTCCGGCAGGTGCTGCAGAACCTCATCGGCAACGCCCTGAAATTCCAGCCGCCCGGACGTTCACCTCACCGGCCGCACCGAAGGCGACGACGTGCACCTCACCGTGACTGA
- a CDS encoding FecCD family ABC transporter permease, with protein MTASPDRAPAPRRRVAVLLPLLLAALLLLAVVALGLGAVRTPPADVLRALTGAGDELTSRILLELRLPRVLVAALTGAMFAASGVILQGVVRNPLASPDLVGVGAGAGLAATVLLLAAPAAPAWALPVGAFVGAWLGFAAVYLLSRGPGGLSPARLALIGIAVGSALGAMQQLVIVRAPDGVASALAFLVGTVYGADWPRVTRVLPWAALLPASMLLARRLDVLSFGEDIATALGTRVNVARGVALSVAVGLAAAAVTGSGILGFVGLIAPHLARLLVGGLHARLLPLAMLLGALLALGADTVGRALLPPLEIPAGIVTTLIGAPYFLWLLRRQGGKA; from the coding sequence CTGACCGCCTCGCCTGACCGTGCGCCCGCGCCGCGCCGCCGCGTGGCCGTGCTGCTGCCGCTGCTGCTCGCGGCGTTGCTGCTGCTCGCCGTGGTCGCCCTCGGTCTGGGGGCCGTGCGCACCCCTCCCGCCGACGTGCTCCGCGCCCTGACCGGTGCCGGCGACGAGCTGACCAGCCGCATCCTGCTGGAACTGCGCCTGCCGCGCGTGCTCGTCGCGGCGCTCACCGGCGCGATGTTCGCGGCGTCCGGCGTGATCCTGCAGGGCGTCGTCCGCAACCCGCTCGCGTCCCCGGACCTCGTGGGCGTCGGCGCGGGCGCCGGGCTGGCCGCGACGGTGCTGCTGCTCGCCGCGCCCGCCGCGCCCGCGTGGGCGCTGCCGGTCGGGGCGTTCGTGGGCGCGTGGCTGGGCTTCGCGGCAGTGTACCTGCTGTCGCGCGGGCCGGGCGGCCTGAGCCCCGCGCGGCTCGCGCTGATCGGCATTGCCGTCGGGTCGGCGCTCGGCGCGATGCAGCAGCTGGTCATCGTCCGCGCGCCCGACGGCGTCGCGTCCGCGCTCGCGTTCCTGGTCGGCACGGTGTACGGCGCCGACTGGCCGCGCGTGACGCGCGTGCTGCCGTGGGCGGCGCTGCTGCCCGCTTCGATGCTGCTCGCCCGCCGACTGGACGTCCTGTCGTTCGGCGAGGACATCGCCACGGCCCTCGGCACGCGCGTGAACGTCGCGCGCGGTGTCGCCCTGAGCGTCGCCGTGGGCCTCGCCGCTGCTGCCGTCACCGGCAGTGGCATTCTGGGGTTCGTGGGGCTGATCGCGCCGCACCTCGCGCGGCTGCTCGTCGGCGGGCTGCACGCGCGGCTGCTGCCGCTCGCCATGCTGCTCGGCGCGCTGCTCGCGCTCGGCGCGGACACCGTCGGGCGCGCCCTGCTCCCCCCGCTGGAAATCCCGGCGGGGATCGTCACGACACTGATCGGCGCGCCGTACTTCCTGTGGTTGCTGCGCCGTCAAGGAGGGAAGGCATGA
- a CDS encoding ABC transporter ATP-binding protein, with protein sequence MTPTTPTPAPTPGKLATRDLRLGYGARPVIDGLNLTLRAGAVTTIIGANGSGKSTLLRSLSRLLHPSGGQVLLDGADLHRLPGKVVAQHLAILPQGPTAPEGLSVEDLVWFGRHPHGGPFGRRTAEDRRVVEWALDQTGMRVFAARPLDQLSGGQRQRAWIAMSLAQGTDTLLLDEPTTYLDLSHQLEVLHLVRRLNDQEGKTIVMVLHDLNQAVRYSDEVVAVLGGQVYAQGDPGEVMTPALLRDVFGLEAHLLRDPDTGRPHVIPYGIARRADAPAPGAPHP encoded by the coding sequence ATGACCCCCACCACCCCCACACCTGCGCCCACGCCCGGCAAGCTCGCCACGCGCGACCTGCGCCTCGGGTACGGCGCGCGGCCCGTCATCGACGGGCTGAACCTGACGCTGCGCGCCGGCGCGGTCACGACCATCATCGGCGCGAACGGCAGCGGCAAAAGCACGCTGCTGCGGTCCCTGTCGCGCCTGCTGCACCCGTCGGGCGGGCAGGTGCTGCTGGACGGCGCGGACCTGCACCGCCTGCCCGGCAAGGTCGTCGCGCAGCACCTCGCGATTCTCCCGCAAGGCCCCACCGCGCCCGAAGGGCTGAGCGTCGAGGACCTCGTGTGGTTCGGGCGGCACCCGCACGGCGGGCCGTTCGGGCGCCGAACGGCCGAGGACCGCCGCGTGGTCGAGTGGGCGCTCGACCAGACCGGGATGCGCGTGTTCGCCGCGCGTCCGCTCGATCAGCTGTCCGGCGGGCAGCGGCAGCGCGCGTGGATCGCCATGAGTCTCGCGCAGGGCACGGACACGCTGCTGCTCGACGAGCCGACCACGTACCTCGACCTGAGTCACCAGCTGGAGGTGCTGCATCTCGTGCGGCGCCTCAACGACCAGGAAGGCAAGACGATCGTGATGGTCCTCCATGACCTGAACCAGGCCGTGCGGTACTCCGACGAGGTCGTCGCGGTGCTGGGCGGTCAGGTATACGCGCAGGGCGACCCGGGCGAGGTGATGACGCCCGCGCTGCTGCGCGACGTGTTTGGCCTGGAAGCGCACCTGTTGCGCGACCCCGACACCGGACGCCCGCACGTGATTCCGTACGGCATTGCGCGCCGCGCGGACGCGCCCGCGCCCGGCGCGCCACACCCCTGA
- a CDS encoding sucrase ferredoxin, producing MSGSPTPLLLCSAASQDLGEELIGTAPTWHQAFALDLPLRTWDHFRDSATWTARRHDLFARLGEHVRATRTGYGLLLYSSGEDTGHVRHYTRTDDHAAFTRTDYQLSADGTLDLLEAALLHPERLPDLQPHRRPTPTLGTDLHVCTHGTVDAACGKLGYPLLAELQAAHGGARVWRTGHFGGHRFAPTLVELPAGRFWGRVTPDVARAIATQTGDPAALAPHLRGWAGLDAWGQVVDRELFAREGWAWLNRPRQARTLHADATGADVQVTARHPDGHTDTYTARVDVTHTLHVPGGSHKPNLTAAPQYRVQALHHA from the coding sequence GTGTCCGGAAGCCCCACCCCCCTGCTGCTCTGCTCCGCCGCCTCCCAAGACCTCGGCGAGGAACTGATCGGCACCGCCCCCACCTGGCACCAGGCGTTCGCCCTGGACCTGCCGCTGCGCACCTGGGACCACTTCCGCGACAGCGCCACCTGGACCGCCCGCCGCCACGACCTGTTCGCCCGACTCGGCGAGCACGTCCGCGCCACCCGCACCGGCTACGGCCTGCTGCTCTACTCCTCCGGCGAGGACACCGGCCACGTCCGCCACTACACCCGCACGGACGACCACGCCGCCTTCACGCGCACCGACTACCAGCTCAGCGCCGACGGCACCCTCGACCTCCTCGAAGCGGCCCTGCTCCACCCCGAGCGCCTCCCCGACCTGCAACCGCACCGCCGCCCCACCCCCACGCTCGGCACCGACCTGCACGTGTGCACGCACGGCACCGTCGACGCCGCCTGCGGCAAACTCGGCTACCCCCTGCTCGCCGAACTGCAGGCCGCGCACGGCGGCGCGCGCGTCTGGCGGACCGGGCACTTCGGCGGGCACCGCTTCGCGCCCACCCTCGTGGAACTCCCCGCCGGGCGCTTCTGGGGCCGTGTCACCCCGGACGTCGCGCGCGCCATCGCCACCCAGACGGGCGACCCTGCCGCACTCGCGCCGCACCTGCGCGGCTGGGCCGGCCTCGACGCCTGGGGACAGGTCGTGGACCGCGAACTGTTCGCCCGCGAAGGCTGGGCGTGGCTCAACCGCCCCCGGCAGGCGCGCACCCTGCACGCCGACGCGACCGGCGCGGACGTGCAGGTCACCGCGCGCCACCCGGACGGCCACACCGACACGTACACCGCCCGCGTGGACGTGACCCACACCCTGCACGTCCCCGGCGGCAGCCACAAACCCAACCTGACCGCCGCCCCCCAGTACCGCGTGCAGGCTCTGCACCACGCCTGA